In the Cellulomonas sp. C5510 genome, CTGACGGACCGGGTGGCGTGAGGCGCGCGGCGGCGGCAGGGTCCGCGGGACGCGCGGGGGCTCCCGCGTCGTGCGAGGCTGCGTGAGGTGACCGACCTGCGCACCGTGCCCCTGCCCGACCGCCGGATCGACGCCGCGGAGCTGGTCCCGCCGGACGCGCCGGAGGCGGTGGTGCTCGGCGAGGTCCGCGCCCGGCTCGGCGAGCGCCCCCTGCTGGACGCGCGTGACGGCTCCCTGGTCTGGGTCGACATCGACGCGCGCAGCGTGCACCGCTGGGCCGGCGGCGACCACGCGCGCGACGAGGTGGTCAGCGTGCCGTCGCAGGTCTCGCTCGCGTGGCCGACCGGGGGCGGGCTCCTGCTCGCGACGGCCGACGGGATCGGCGTGCACGACGGGACGACGCTCGGCCCGCTCACCCGGCCGGGGACCATGCCGGGGGACTACCGGTTCAACGACGGTGCCTGCGACGGCGCGGGGCGGCTGTGGGTCGCCACGATGCCGCGCGACGGCTCCACGGGCGAGGGGACGGTCTACCGCGTCGCGGCGGTCGCCGACGGGGCGCTCGACGTCACCGCGGTCGTCACCGGCGTCGGGTGCGGCAACGGCGTCGCGTGGAGCCCCGACGGCTCG is a window encoding:
- a CDS encoding SMP-30/gluconolactonase/LRE family protein, coding for MTDLRTVPLPDRRIDAAELVPPDAPEAVVLGEVRARLGERPLLDARDGSLVWVDIDARSVHRWAGGDHARDEVVSVPSQVSLAWPTGGGLLLATADGIGVHDGTTLGPLTRPGTMPGDYRFNDGACDGAGRLWVATMPRDGSTGEGTVYRVAAVADGALDVTAVVTGVGCGNGVAWSPDGSTLYLTDSATRTVYRAPFDVAAGTVGAWEPFLAFASDGPMPDGTTVDADGCLWVALYGGGAVLRFGPDGTPRGAVRVPTARVTCLGFGAPGTGRAYVTTAHADGDPLAGAVFGVDVAVDGLPVREFGEG